The Aminivibrio sp. sequence AGCAAGAAAGTAACACGAAAGCTTTTTCCCAGCTATGTTCTCGTGGAAATGCGTCTTAATGACCAGTCGTGGTATGTGGTGCGCCATACACCCGGTGTCACCGGGTTCGTAGGTTCCGGAAACCATCCTATTCCCCTCACCGAGAGAGAAGTCCGGGAAATTATGGGCAAGGTGGGTAAGGAGCAGGCGAAGCCCAAAATTGAACTGAACCTTCGCATCGGCGACGTCATCAAGGTCAAGAGCGGCCCCTTCGAAGGCCAGGTCGGACCTGTGATCGAGGTGCTTCCTGAAAAGGGCAAGGTGAAGTTCGCCGTCACTGTCTTCGGACGGGAAACGGCAGTGGAAACGGACTATACGGAGCTTGA is a genomic window containing:
- the nusG gene encoding transcription termination/antitermination protein NusG, translated to MDSIEERRWYIVQTYSGYENRVKANLEQRIATMGMEDRIFSVLVPVEERVSVKDGKSKKVTRKLFPSYVLVEMRLNDQSWYVVRHTPGVTGFVGSGNHPIPLTEREVREIMGKVGKEQAKPKIELNLRIGDVIKVKSGPFEGQVGPVIEVLPEKGKVKFAVTVFGRETAVETDYTELEKL